A part of Roseitalea porphyridii genomic DNA contains:
- a CDS encoding Na+/H+ antiporter subunit E: MNLFLANLLLALVWAAVTGSFALINIVFGFVLGAIALTIIQEQVGAVGYLSRLYRIVSLLLLFVYELILSATRVAILVLSPRMNLKPGILAYPLKVDRDLEITMLANLITLTPGTLSVDVSADRKTLYIHALDCSDPDSIRADIAEGFERKILEAFR, translated from the coding sequence ATGAACCTGTTTCTCGCCAACCTGCTTCTGGCGCTGGTCTGGGCTGCGGTGACCGGCAGCTTCGCGCTGATCAACATCGTCTTCGGCTTCGTTCTCGGCGCGATCGCCCTGACCATCATTCAGGAGCAGGTCGGCGCGGTCGGCTATCTGTCGCGCCTTTACCGCATCGTCTCGCTGCTGCTGCTGTTCGTCTACGAACTGATCCTGTCGGCAACGCGCGTCGCCATCCTCGTCCTGTCGCCGCGCATGAACCTCAAGCCCGGCATTCTGGCCTATCCGCTCAAGGTCGACCGGGACCTCGAGATCACCATGCTCGCCAACCTGATCACCCTGACGCCGGGCACGCTGTCGGTGGATGTGTCGGCCGATCGCAAGACGCTCTACATCCACGCGCTCGATTGTTCCGATCCCGATTCCATCCGCGCCGACATCGCCGAAGGGTTCGAGCGCAAGATCCTGGAGGCCTTCCGCTGA
- a CDS encoding cation:proton antiporter, translating into MDAAAFLDGSVRIALVILSVALLATVFKVIRGPTLPDRILALDMLVATAIGFIAAIGIKTGFTLYLDIAITLGLVGFLATVAFARFVLTRGRSENDVADRKELADRDVVIVPDTNKLEQTEQGPSR; encoded by the coding sequence ATGGACGCCGCCGCCTTCCTCGACGGATCGGTCCGGATCGCGCTGGTCATCCTGAGCGTCGCGCTGCTTGCGACCGTGTTCAAGGTGATCCGCGGGCCGACCCTGCCGGACCGGATCCTCGCGCTCGACATGCTGGTCGCCACAGCGATCGGCTTCATCGCGGCGATCGGCATCAAGACCGGCTTCACGCTCTATCTCGACATCGCGATCACGCTCGGCCTCGTCGGGTTCCTCGCCACGGTCGCCTTCGCGCGCTTCGTGCTCACGCGCGGCCGCAGCGAAAACGATGTGGCGGACCGGAAGGAACTCGCTGACCGCGACGTCGTGATCGTTCCGGACACCAACAAGCTCGAGCAGACCGAACAGGGACCATCGAGATGA
- the mnhG gene encoding monovalent cation/H(+) antiporter subunit G, with protein MTEIAAIIAGVLVLTGAFFALVATIGLWRLPDIYTRSHAASKTGTLGSGLVLIALAVHAGDASTTSRALAGVVFFLLTAPIAAHLLARAAYAVGYPLSEESVADDLANGDRNESVGPT; from the coding sequence ATGACAGAGATCGCGGCCATCATCGCCGGAGTGCTCGTTCTTACCGGCGCCTTTTTCGCGCTGGTCGCCACGATCGGCCTGTGGCGCCTGCCCGATATCTACACCCGCTCGCACGCCGCGTCGAAGACGGGCACGCTCGGCTCCGGCCTCGTCCTGATCGCGCTCGCAGTCCATGCGGGGGACGCGAGCACCACCAGCCGCGCGCTGGCCGGTGTCGTCTTCTTCCTGCTCACCGCGCCGATCGCCGCCCATCTTCTCGCCCGCGCGGCCTATGCGGTCGGATATCCGCTGAGCGAGGAAAGCGTCGCCGACGACCTGGCGAACGGGGACCGAAACGAATCAGTTGGGCCAACTTGA
- a CDS encoding MucR family transcriptional regulator, with protein MDNDQRQSTDSNLLVELTAEVVSAYVGNNPVAATDLPSLISQVHSALGRTSESGEAAAAEKPTPAVNPKRSVTRDYIICLEDGKKFKSLKRHLMSHYGMTPEEYREKWGLAPDYPMVAPSYAEQRSRLAREMGLGRKPGTKVRKKS; from the coding sequence TTGGACAACGATCAAAGACAATCGACCGATAGCAACCTGCTCGTTGAGCTGACGGCGGAAGTCGTGTCCGCATATGTCGGCAACAACCCGGTTGCCGCCACCGATCTTCCTTCGCTGATTTCGCAGGTTCATTCGGCACTTGGTCGCACGAGCGAGAGCGGCGAGGCGGCCGCTGCCGAGAAGCCGACGCCGGCGGTGAACCCGAAGCGGTCGGTGACGCGCGATTACATCATCTGCCTTGAAGACGGCAAGAAGTTCAAATCGCTCAAGCGGCACCTGATGAGCCATTACGGCATGACACCGGAAGAGTATCGTGAGAAGTGGGGCCTGGCGCCCGACTATCCGATGGTCGCTCCGTCCTATGCCGAGCAGCGCTCGCGCCTTGCCCGCGAAATGGGTCTGGGCCGCAAGCCGGGCACCAAGGTCAGAAAGAAGTCCTAG
- a CDS encoding helix-turn-helix domain-containing protein, with the protein MQGLGRVGACEFSRFVTDGETRDLPESDEHADPSSPLVHAMGLPSECEATVLCDGVIDLMAALFSVSGRQLRSPKRQGRAVSRVRQIGMYIAHTTLGLRMAAVATGFGRDKSTVMYACHLVEDMRDDIEFDRIVGRAERVVRVAFNLHVRDGGDGQ; encoded by the coding sequence ATGCAGGGTTTGGGTCGTGTCGGCGCATGCGAGTTCAGTCGGTTCGTCACCGACGGGGAGACGAGAGATCTCCCCGAGTCCGATGAGCACGCCGACCCGTCGTCGCCGCTCGTGCACGCGATGGGGTTGCCGAGCGAATGCGAGGCGACCGTGCTCTGTGACGGCGTGATCGACCTGATGGCCGCCCTTTTCTCGGTCAGCGGTCGCCAGTTGCGCTCGCCCAAGCGCCAGGGCCGCGCCGTTTCGCGTGTACGCCAGATCGGCATGTACATCGCCCACACGACGCTAGGGCTGAGGATGGCGGCGGTCGCCACCGGCTTCGGCCGTGACAAGAGCACGGTGATGTATGCCTGCCACCTCGTCGAGGACATGCGTGACGATATCGAGTTCGACCGGATCGTCGGACGGGCGGAACGCGTCGTCCGTGTGGCCTTCAACCTGCACGTCCGGGATGGTGGCGATGGGCAATGA
- a CDS encoding DUF6456 domain-containing protein, translating into MGNEPDAKRALRLLDALAGGHAARMRPAGPSACVLELCDGRRRRCPIALIEQMAAQGWIVRQSDAGGKGDRIIATEDGLSWRRRMAAGGGFADQHRDIGTLRLGDRERATANLAESPLARLARSRGRGQRPWLDAAQLAAGERLRADFEFGQLRQKVTASWNPARTVRDGAGAGGAADLSDRAIDARARFNAALDAVGPELAGLLVDVCCFLKGLEEIECARGWPRRSAKVVLRTALSALDRHYNPPRNRSAPMRHWGSDGYRPTLST; encoded by the coding sequence ATGGGCAATGAACCCGACGCCAAGCGGGCGCTCCGACTCCTCGATGCGCTCGCAGGGGGCCATGCGGCGCGGATGCGGCCGGCTGGTCCTTCGGCCTGTGTCCTAGAGCTTTGCGATGGTCGTCGGCGCCGCTGTCCGATCGCGCTGATCGAACAGATGGCGGCGCAGGGCTGGATCGTGCGGCAATCCGATGCCGGCGGCAAGGGAGACCGGATCATCGCCACCGAGGACGGCCTGTCCTGGCGCAGGCGCATGGCCGCAGGAGGCGGATTTGCCGACCAGCACCGAGACATCGGCACGCTCCGCCTCGGCGATCGGGAGCGTGCGACCGCGAACCTTGCCGAGTCGCCGCTCGCCCGGCTGGCGCGATCGCGGGGCAGGGGACAACGGCCCTGGCTCGACGCGGCCCAGCTTGCCGCCGGTGAACGTCTGCGCGCCGATTTCGAGTTCGGACAGCTCAGGCAGAAGGTGACGGCCTCCTGGAACCCCGCGCGCACGGTCCGCGATGGAGCCGGCGCCGGTGGCGCGGCCGATCTGTCCGATCGCGCCATCGATGCCCGCGCGCGGTTCAATGCGGCGCTCGATGCGGTCGGCCCGGAGCTTGCCGGTCTGCTGGTCGACGTGTGCTGTTTTCTGAAGGGGCTCGAGGAGATCGAGTGCGCGCGCGGCTGGCCGCGCAGGTCCGCCAAGGTCGTCTTGCGCACGGCGCTGTCGGCTCTCGACCGGCACTACAATCCGCCGCGAAACCGGTCGGCGCCCATGCGCCACTGGGGCTCGGACGGCTACCGGCCTACCCTGTCGACCTAG
- a CDS encoding SufE family protein encodes MSRSLQSIIEDFELLDDWEDKYRYVIELGRELPDMPETEKTDANKVNGCVSQVWLVAETEDGDGKTVTFRGDSDAHIVRGLVAIMISALSGRPAEEVVRYDAEGLFRQIGLDSHLTPQRSNGLRAMVDRMKTEASGRIAA; translated from the coding sequence ATGTCACGCAGCCTTCAGTCCATCATCGAGGATTTCGAGCTTCTTGACGACTGGGAAGACAAGTACCGTTACGTCATCGAACTGGGCCGCGAACTGCCCGATATGCCCGAGACCGAAAAGACCGACGCCAACAAGGTCAATGGCTGCGTCAGCCAGGTCTGGCTGGTTGCCGAAACTGAAGACGGCGACGGCAAGACCGTGACGTTCCGCGGCGATTCGGACGCCCATATCGTGCGCGGGCTCGTCGCCATCATGATCAGCGCGCTTTCCGGCCGGCCCGCCGAGGAGGTGGTCCGCTACGACGCCGAGGGGCTCTTCAGGCAGATCGGCCTCGACAGCCACCTGACGCCGCAGCGCTCGAACGGCTTGCGCGCCATGGTCGACCGGATGAAGACCGAGGCGAGCGGTCGTATCGCCGCCTAG
- a CDS encoding DUF5330 domain-containing protein, translating into MIRLAIKMTFWGFLGLIALPSLVPGETPATEPSRPETGANLETTVHAARVAGAVAQEVGSICSRQPALCESGRALADAAIARAQEGLVVASGLIARARTAEPAPEPTDV; encoded by the coding sequence ATGATCCGCCTTGCGATCAAGATGACATTCTGGGGGTTTCTGGGGCTGATCGCCCTGCCGAGCCTGGTGCCCGGCGAAACGCCCGCGACCGAGCCTTCTCGCCCCGAGACCGGTGCGAACCTCGAGACGACAGTGCATGCAGCGCGTGTCGCCGGGGCCGTCGCGCAGGAAGTGGGATCGATCTGCAGCCGCCAGCCGGCACTGTGCGAAAGCGGCCGGGCACTGGCGGACGCGGCCATCGCGCGGGCGCAGGAGGGCCTTGTCGTCGCGTCGGGCCTGATTGCCCGCGCACGCACCGCCGAGCCGGCTCCGGAACCCACGGACGTCTGA
- a CDS encoding sensor histidine kinase has product MSVVLRLPVPIVRLLSSGTPSQSMPLLRARSAALWATALAATSATAGVLLTLGVAGPAGVPAGIAASLAAAFLALGSVFLGRGAAIPLHSPVPVPRDDREEPIGADREAPQGLFAIDADGRLGDAVVFGDHSIAPLAAGQSLIDRVHVADRVGLLRTLSVARQSATGPMAVAIRFNRLPPAEGQAFIDTSMIVMPGRVGAAVFVAMAVAPTVEAEPEPAPGSERDADRLAVVSHELRTPLNAIIGFSDLLRGEAGGLVPVARRGEYVDLIHEAATHLLSVVNTVLDVSKIGAGRYAISRESFDLGETIRSAATMLAPRAAAKGIHINLHLENVTAPATADRRAVKQIVINLLSNAIKFTPDGGCVTIEAASRPDGVVLTVADTGIGIAEDEIAKLGQPFRQVDNSYTRQCEGTGLGLSLVKGLAGLHGGDMRIESAPSIGTRVTITLPAADPARCEQSDGRVTPLPARPVADADQNYEEMIHAPLRFG; this is encoded by the coding sequence GTGAGTGTAGTGTTGCGTCTTCCCGTTCCGATAGTCAGGCTGTTGTCGTCCGGCACGCCGTCGCAGTCCATGCCGCTCCTGCGCGCCCGATCCGCCGCGTTGTGGGCGACGGCGCTCGCCGCCACGAGCGCGACCGCGGGCGTGCTGCTGACGCTCGGCGTTGCGGGACCCGCCGGGGTCCCCGCGGGAATCGCGGCTTCGCTGGCCGCGGCGTTCCTGGCGCTCGGCTCGGTCTTTCTGGGACGCGGCGCGGCGATCCCTCTTCACTCGCCCGTACCCGTGCCGCGCGACGACCGTGAAGAACCGATCGGCGCCGACAGGGAAGCGCCGCAGGGCCTGTTTGCGATCGACGCGGACGGTCGGCTCGGCGATGCGGTCGTGTTCGGCGATCATTCGATCGCGCCACTGGCCGCCGGACAATCGCTGATCGACCGCGTCCATGTCGCCGATCGCGTCGGTCTGCTCCGTACCCTGTCCGTGGCGCGCCAGAGTGCAACCGGCCCAATGGCAGTCGCAATCCGCTTCAACCGGCTGCCGCCGGCCGAGGGCCAGGCCTTCATTGACACCTCGATGATCGTGATGCCCGGCCGCGTCGGCGCGGCGGTCTTCGTCGCCATGGCCGTGGCGCCCACGGTCGAAGCCGAACCGGAGCCGGCACCGGGTTCCGAGCGTGATGCCGACCGGCTGGCGGTTGTCAGCCACGAACTGCGGACGCCGCTCAACGCCATCATCGGCTTTTCGGACCTGCTGCGGGGCGAGGCGGGCGGTCTCGTGCCGGTCGCGCGCCGGGGCGAATATGTCGACCTCATCCACGAGGCGGCGACGCACCTTCTGTCCGTCGTCAACACCGTGCTCGACGTCTCCAAGATTGGTGCCGGACGCTATGCGATCAGTCGCGAGAGCTTCGATCTCGGCGAAACGATACGTTCCGCCGCGACGATGCTGGCCCCACGCGCCGCCGCCAAGGGCATCCATATCAACCTGCATCTGGAGAACGTCACGGCTCCGGCGACGGCGGACCGCCGCGCCGTCAAGCAGATCGTCATCAACCTGCTTTCGAACGCCATCAAGTTCACGCCCGACGGTGGCTGCGTGACGATCGAGGCGGCATCTCGGCCGGACGGCGTCGTTCTGACTGTCGCCGACACGGGCATTGGTATCGCCGAGGACGAGATCGCAAAGCTCGGTCAGCCGTTCCGGCAGGTCGACAATTCCTACACCCGCCAGTGCGAGGGGACCGGGCTCGGCCTGTCGCTCGTCAAGGGTCTTGCGGGGCTGCATGGCGGCGACATGCGGATCGAGAGCGCTCCGTCGATCGGAACCCGCGTGACCATCACGCTGCCCGCCGCCGACCCGGCCCGCTGCGAGCAATCCGACGGGCGCGTCACCCCGCTGCCGGCACGCCCGGTCGCCGATGCGGACCAGAACTACGAGGAGATGATCCATGCGCCGCTACGATTTGGCTGA
- a CDS encoding peptidoglycan-binding domain-containing protein yields MRRYDLADDDVHDSVIAELVGGVWRLALRNRRLVLGGLAALGVVTYASVNALFLQDGAHPSAFFETRDVSRDRFALRADEADGPAAQPSTQVTRIVFDGQAGDTDAPVAPRPERRPVAETLPEADPVAETIIAAPAPVEEKTDDPVTSIQTMLASLGFYDSEIDGIVGPRTTAAIEAYKTSVGLRGIELSTDELLTSLNNNMMVTAAIPRPRPETTEPVPIPQVTPAPQSERRIGAAAEAPVADPTVLRVQAGLKAFGNEDIRVDGVAGERTRLAVREFQSLFRLPVNGEIDDALVEKMVAVGLID; encoded by the coding sequence ATGCGCCGCTACGATTTGGCTGATGATGATGTCCATGACAGCGTGATCGCCGAACTGGTCGGCGGCGTATGGCGGCTTGCGCTGCGCAATCGCCGCTTGGTCCTTGGCGGTCTCGCCGCGTTGGGTGTCGTCACCTACGCCAGCGTCAACGCGCTGTTCCTCCAGGATGGCGCCCATCCCTCGGCCTTCTTCGAAACGCGCGACGTATCGCGCGACAGGTTCGCGCTGCGGGCCGACGAGGCCGACGGCCCGGCGGCTCAGCCGTCCACGCAGGTCACCCGGATCGTATTCGACGGACAGGCTGGCGACACCGATGCGCCGGTGGCGCCGCGTCCGGAGCGCCGGCCGGTCGCCGAGACGTTGCCTGAAGCCGATCCGGTGGCCGAGACCATCATTGCGGCGCCGGCCCCGGTCGAAGAGAAGACCGACGATCCCGTCACGTCGATCCAGACGATGCTCGCATCGCTCGGTTTTTACGATTCCGAAATCGACGGCATCGTCGGCCCACGCACGACTGCGGCGATCGAAGCCTACAAGACAAGCGTCGGCCTGCGCGGCATCGAGCTTTCGACCGACGAACTGCTCACCAGCCTGAACAACAACATGATGGTCACGGCGGCCATTCCCCGCCCCCGGCCGGAGACCACCGAACCGGTGCCGATTCCGCAGGTGACCCCCGCACCGCAATCCGAAAGACGCATCGGCGCGGCGGCCGAAGCGCCCGTCGCCGATCCCACCGTTCTGCGGGTCCAGGCCGGGCTGAAGGCCTTCGGCAACGAGGACATCAGGGTCGACGGTGTCGCCGGCGAACGCACCCGGCTCGCCGTCCGCGAGTTCCAGTCGCTGTTCCGACTGCCCGTGAACGGCGAGATCGACGACGCGCTGGTCGAGAAGATGGTCGCCGTCGGGCTCATCGACTGA
- a CDS encoding DUF1491 family protein, whose amino-acid sequence MAPRVTSELFVAVLVRNARAGGGFAYVARRGNAQAGAILVAFYAGGGSGYDLYQAAPPALSDEDTGRDTRRFHHARTLSDDAELRAMIDSEARFDPDFWLIEIENWNADVGELLPLVEGD is encoded by the coding sequence ATGGCGCCGCGCGTCACCTCCGAACTGTTCGTCGCGGTTCTGGTCCGCAACGCGCGCGCCGGTGGCGGCTTTGCCTATGTGGCGCGCCGCGGCAACGCCCAGGCGGGCGCGATCCTCGTCGCGTTTTATGCCGGCGGCGGCAGCGGCTACGATCTCTACCAGGCCGCGCCGCCGGCCCTGAGCGATGAGGATACGGGCCGGGACACGCGGCGTTTTCATCACGCGCGGACGCTGTCCGATGACGCGGAACTGCGGGCGATGATCGACAGCGAAGCGCGTTTCGATCCCGACTTCTGGCTCATCGAGATCGAGAACTGGAACGCGGACGTGGGCGAGCTTCTGCCGCTTGTCGAAGGTGACTGA
- a CDS encoding DUF1254 domain-containing protein, whose amino-acid sequence MTRLFYATLVGLVGAAVVHLVVIFLLPLVSTDTAWNRVAAQIAEHEPMRPGDERNALGAGAYGPDPFFVTVICRYDLRAGALHVRSPGLAPLWTVGVHDSLGTVIFSANDRLVAGRRLDLAVVDASQLRFVRQNAPPELTNAIIAPAARPTGFVTVRAFRPDPTWDTVIERFVDELACEPLGF is encoded by the coding sequence ATGACGCGCCTCTTCTACGCGACCCTGGTCGGACTGGTCGGCGCGGCGGTCGTGCATCTGGTGGTGATCTTCCTTTTGCCGCTCGTTTCGACCGATACGGCTTGGAACCGTGTCGCGGCGCAGATCGCGGAACACGAGCCGATGCGGCCCGGCGACGAGCGGAACGCGCTTGGCGCGGGCGCGTACGGACCCGATCCGTTCTTTGTCACCGTGATCTGCCGCTACGATCTGCGCGCCGGGGCCCTGCACGTGCGATCACCGGGACTGGCGCCGCTCTGGACGGTGGGCGTCCACGACAGCCTTGGCACCGTGATCTTTTCGGCCAACGACCGGCTCGTCGCCGGTCGACGGCTCGATCTCGCGGTGGTCGATGCGAGCCAGCTTCGCTTCGTGCGGCAGAACGCACCGCCCGAACTTACCAACGCGATCATCGCGCCGGCCGCGCGACCGACGGGATTTGTGACCGTGCGCGCGTTCAGGCCTGATCCGACATGGGACACGGTGATCGAACGGTTCGTCGACGAACTCGCCTGCGAGCCGCTCGGCTTTTGA
- a CDS encoding DUF1214 domain-containing protein, which yields MFRTVLTILYVLALALGLGGASAWYVTERFAGFDPLTIGQWTGSPQAGAGRADPYARARAARTSDVPLGTAEGLVLTATRDTDGAILNGACAYRIAGRAPAARLWTLRMARPGAGTIEGRPDLPSHLSSRSVLREPDGSFRIMLAPDVQPGNWLHPGHDGPIRLILTLYDTTVAANVGLADVTLPVIEEVECQA from the coding sequence ATGTTTCGCACGGTCCTGACGATCCTCTACGTGCTTGCCCTCGCTCTGGGGCTGGGCGGCGCCAGCGCCTGGTATGTCACCGAGCGCTTTGCCGGCTTCGATCCGCTGACGATCGGTCAGTGGACCGGCTCTCCACAGGCGGGCGCCGGCCGGGCGGACCCATACGCACGGGCGCGCGCTGCCCGTACCAGCGACGTTCCGCTCGGAACGGCGGAAGGGCTCGTCCTGACTGCCACGCGCGATACGGACGGGGCGATCCTGAACGGAGCGTGCGCATACCGAATCGCCGGGCGTGCGCCGGCGGCGCGGCTCTGGACCCTTCGCATGGCGCGCCCGGGCGCCGGGACCATCGAAGGGCGGCCGGACCTGCCATCCCATCTGAGCAGCCGCAGCGTGCTGCGAGAGCCGGACGGAAGCTTCCGGATCATGCTCGCCCCGGACGTGCAACCCGGCAACTGGCTGCATCCGGGCCATGACGGGCCCATCCGGCTGATCCTCACGCTCTACGACACGACGGTGGCCGCCAATGTCGGCCTCGCCGACGTCACGCTTCCGGTGATCGAGGAGGTGGAGTGCCAGGCATGA